The Equus przewalskii isolate Varuska unplaced genomic scaffold, EquPr2 ChrUn-10, whole genome shotgun sequence genome window below encodes:
- the LOC139081449 gene encoding protein S100-A8-like, producing MLTDLEKAMDSLIDVYHKYSLVKGNYHAVYRDDLKKLLETECPQYTKEKNADAWFKELDFTADGAINFEEFLILVTKVALVAHKASHQE from the exons ATGCTGACAGACCTGGAGAAAGCCATGGACTCCCTCATTGACGTCTACCACAAGTACTCCCTGGTTAAAGGGAATTACCACGCCGTCTATAGGGACGACTTGAAGAAATTGTTAGAGACAGAGTGTCCCCAGTACACGAAG GAAAAGAATGCAGACGCCTGGTTCAAAGAGTTGGACTTCACTGCGGATGGTGCCATTAACTTCGAGGAGTTCCTCATCCTGGTGACCAAGGTGGCCCTGGTAGCCCATAAAGCAAGCCACCAGGAGTAG
- the LOC139081450 gene encoding protein S100-A9-like isoform X2: MAELSQMERDLETIINVFHQYSVRLGHPDTLNQKEFKQLVQKELANFLQNEQKDEGAINHILEDLDTNEDKQLSFEEFIMLVIRLTLASHQKMHENAPKLPGHHHGGGLGDGGSQHEDSHEGDGHSHEGHGHSHGGHGHSHEGHGHSHGGHGHSHGGPGHSH, encoded by the exons ATGGCGGAACTGTCCCAGATGGAGCGCGACCTAGAGACCATCATCAATGTCTTCCACCAGTACTCTGTGCGGCTGGGGCACCCGGACACCCTGAACCAGAAGGAATTCAAACAGCTGGTTCAAAAAGAGCTAGCGAACTTCCTCCAG AATGAGCAGAAGGATGAAGGAGCCATAAATCATATCCTGGAGGACCTGGACACTAATGAGGACAAGCAGCTCAGCTTCGAGGAGTTCATCATGCTGGTGATCAGGCTGACGCTCGCCTCCCACCAGAAGATGCACGAGAATGCCCCGAAACTACCAGGCCACCACCATGGAGGAGGCCTCGGGGATGGTGGCTCCCAACATGAAGACAGCCACGAGGGCGATGGCCACAGCCACGAGGGCCACGGCCACAGCCATGGAGGCCATGGCCACAGCCACGAGGGCCACGGCCACAGCCATGGAGGCCATGGCCACAGCCACGGAGGCCCCGGCCACAGCCACTAA
- the LOC139081450 gene encoding protein S100-A9-like isoform X1, whose amino-acid sequence MQGPHHTVQPSVWLLGLECRKMAELSQMERDLETIINVFHQYSVRLGHPDTLNQKEFKQLVQKELANFLQNEQKDEGAINHILEDLDTNEDKQLSFEEFIMLVIRLTLASHQKMHENAPKLPGHHHGGGLGDGGSQHEDSHEGDGHSHEGHGHSHGGHGHSHEGHGHSHGGHGHSHGGPGHSH is encoded by the exons ATGCAGGGCCCGCACCACACAGTCCAACCCTCTGTGTGGCTCCTCGGCTTGG AGTGCAGAAAAATGGCGGAACTGTCCCAGATGGAGCGCGACCTAGAGACCATCATCAATGTCTTCCACCAGTACTCTGTGCGGCTGGGGCACCCGGACACCCTGAACCAGAAGGAATTCAAACAGCTGGTTCAAAAAGAGCTAGCGAACTTCCTCCAG AATGAGCAGAAGGATGAAGGAGCCATAAATCATATCCTGGAGGACCTGGACACTAATGAGGACAAGCAGCTCAGCTTCGAGGAGTTCATCATGCTGGTGATCAGGCTGACGCTCGCCTCCCACCAGAAGATGCACGAGAATGCCCCGAAACTACCAGGCCACCACCATGGAGGAGGCCTCGGGGATGGTGGCTCCCAACATGAAGACAGCCACGAGGGCGATGGCCACAGCCACGAGGGCCACGGCCACAGCCATGGAGGCCATGGCCACAGCCACGAGGGCCACGGCCACAGCCATGGAGGCCATGGCCACAGCCACGGAGGCCCCGGCCACAGCCACTAA